The following proteins come from a genomic window of Pocillopora verrucosa isolate sample1 chromosome 6, ASM3666991v2, whole genome shotgun sequence:
- the LOC131793281 gene encoding profilin, with the protein MSWDSYIDNLVAQTKDASGTAHADKACIIGIDGGAPWTSSGHACALQLQGSEGANIARCFKGKDFSAFMSGGIHVEGTKYQFLREEDGKLVLAKKKEHGAITLQASKTAIVIAHCPEGGQQGNTNKGVSVIAEYLESLGM; encoded by the exons ATGTCTTGGGATAGTTATATTGACAACCTAGTTGCACAGACTAAAGATGCCTCTGGCACTGCTCATGCAGATAAAGCCTGCATCATTGGCATAGATGGGGGAGCACCATGGACCTCAAGTGGCCATGCCTGTGCCTTACAG ttACAAGGCAGTGAGGGTGCAAACATAGCAAGATGTTTCAAGGGCAAGGATTTTTCAGCATTTATGTCAGGTGGTATTCATGTGGAGGGCACAAAGTACCAATTCTTGCGTGAAGAAGATGGGAAGTTAGTTCTGGCAAAGAAGAAAGAGCACGGAGCCATCACTTTGCAGGCTTCCAAGACAGCAATTGTCATAGCTCATTGTCCAGAGGGAGGTCAGCAAGGCAATACCAACAAAGGTGTCTCAGTAATTGCAGAATACCTCGAAAGCTTGGGCATGTAA
- the LOC131792310 gene encoding DBH-like monooxygenase protein 1: protein MKLQVFSLLLLCAGSLADLSAEYNNTASLDGNNFKIYWTHNATSNMMYIALEVKATGWVALAFAKEESRNMEDYDTCLGYVSGETKILNDYLTNGHSTPPKDNQNDCMLDEAMQSGGTTIIKYHRKVDTGDSQDIVIEKGEIVVVWAYKNSVTSLLRHDEKGFKTLTMINSGESAKLKSFYWKMTVASLSVVVALFFK, encoded by the exons ATGAAGCTTCAAGTTTTTTCTCTCCTGCTGCTATGCGCGGGTTCGCTTGCAGATCTCTCTGCAGAATATAATAACACCGCATCCTTGGATGGAAACAACTTCAAGATCTACTGGACTCACAATGCTACATCGAACATGATGTATATTGCACTCGAGGTGAAAGCGACGGGTTGGGTAGCATTGGCATTTGCTAAGGAGGAGAGCAGAAACATGGAAGACTACGATACCTGTCTTGGATATGTATCTGGTGAAACGAAAATTTTGAAT gACTATTTGACAAACGGTCACAGTACACCTCCCAAGGACAATCAGAATGACTGTATGCTTGACGAGGCCATGCAAAGTGGGGGTACTACTATAATCAAGTACCACAGGAAGGTAGATACTGGTGATTCACAAGATATCGTTATTGAG AAAGGTGAAATCGTTGTCGTGTGGGCGTACAAAAATTCTGTAACTTCCCTCTTAAGACATGATGAAAAGGGTTTTAAGACTTTGACCATGATAAACTCCGGTGAATCAGCCAAGCTCAAGAGTTTCTATTGGAAAATGACGGTTGCATCTCTGTCTGTCGTTGTTGCcttgtttttcaaatga